The window CATGCGATAGGATCAGAGATGATTGAATCCTATATCGGTACAACACCATGACGACGACGTGGACCTGTCGTGGCCGAGGAGACCGGGAGTGTTGAGGGGTGCTAGATCTGGCCAGGAATTAGCTAGGTATGGTGGCGAGCGGGCAAAATAACCATGGGAAGCTGGACCAACGACGGCTCAAATGGGTCGCGCCTtaggcatctccaacgctgacctTTTCTAACCAACTAACTCAGAGATGGTCTTACAAACGTAGCCCATGAAGGATAGATACCGTCAATCAGATATTAACCCATAttgtattcatgcccattgatagtgtaCGTAGTTGTAAGGAGGAGTTTTTGCTTCAGTCAGCCAAACAAACAATGGAGACCGCTGCAACACATTTATGTCATTGTGAGACCAGGACATGCCAAATAAAGCGTGTCAAATCCAAAGATCTTGagatgcaactgcttcaagaataATGGTGAGCTTCTTAACATGATCTTaatattgtccttgtagaacttatgGCTAGTTCTTCCATCTTCAATGCATGCAGTTAAGAGATCCGGGCAAACCTAGCCACCCACTTACTACGGACATTGCCAAGAGCCTCTCGGTGTCCGCGACAGTTGGTTATCTCAAGTACTGAGGTCCCAACACCGAGACCAGGAAGTAGCAAATCCGACCATGGCGTCTCCGCATGTGCTTTCGGACATCCGGAGGTATTCGTCCCACGAATCTGCAGTCATGCCATATGCAGGCATCCACGATGCAGCTATGCACTTCTGATAACCAGAGAATCCAATACTTCCAACGTCATCCTTGTTCAAGATGAAGTAGTTATGAAAGGACCGAACGTCATGGTAGAGGCGATCAAAGACATTTTTTCGCATTCGAAAGCGCCAGCGAAGATTGTCAGGGAATAGGGCATCGGGGCAAACTAGTCATCCATCATCATCAAATGGCCCCGTGCCCTATTCCGATTGAGCACTAGATGACCCTTGATCGATCCCTTAAAATGAGAACATGCTCTTTCGCTTGCTCCGCGTCTACAAGGACCGCCGCATAGTTATCGTTTCATCCGTGTAATCCTCCTTGTGGGACGACACAATGTAGTGCTCGTATAGGCACTCCATATCCGAATTCATTGTTTCATAGGAGGGACAAGTAATTTAGCAAGGGCATTTCACCAAACACTTGCCGGACTTGGTGGCTACTGTAGAGAGAATGGTACATGCGCGGTGATGGATGAATGAGATGTAGTGCTGGGCCACGCGAAGACACGTGCCATGCATGCCTTGGTGATCAGGTTGTAGTGCTGGGCCACGCGAAGAGTTTGGCCGAACGTTGTGCACTTGTGCTCGTGCCGAACGTATGCGTGCGTATAGCTAGCGGGAATCGTATCAAGCAGGTGTGGTTTGCCCgtgcgtgtgtgcatgcatgtttccCTCCTTGAAGGCTTTGTAACCTGCCCTGGTTGATTGATGGAAAAATGGACAAGATCTGTCCAAGAGGCGTCAGCCGATCCAGCACCAAAATACTTGCGTATGTGTCCATCAAGGTCGGACGTTGTGACGTACATGCACACACGCCGGTCATCGCCCTCCGTCGTGCATGCTCATGTAGTGGTTCAAAAGCGAGAGGCACAGAGGCCCGCCACCTTGCTTAGAGGCGAGGCTATCTTCCTCTGTCTATAAATTAAACGAAAATACACCAGCTTCGTACTAGTGCACTCCTCAGTCCCTACCATCCTTGTCGACCCGGCGCCGGAGAGTAAGATGACGATGATGGCCTACGGAGGATGGGGAAGCAGCAGCACGGCGCCGCCGCCGCTCACGCTGAAGCTCCAGGTGAACACCCGCACCAACCGCGTGGTCTGCGCCGAGGCCGAGAAGGACATGGCGGACTTGCTCTTCTCCTTCGGCAACATCCCCCTCGGCGCAGCCGGCAGGCTGCTTGGCAGGGGCTCCATGGGGAGCTTCGGCAACTTGTCCCAGAGCCTCGGGGGGCTCCACGCCTCCTACATCATCGACCAAGACGCCAGGGACGCCCTGCTCGCGCCCACGGGCCGCGGCCTTCTCCTGCTTGCCGGCGgcgggtcgtcgtcgtcgtcgtctggcGGGTTCGTGCGGGGGGCCGTGACCTACACGGTCATGGACGACCTCACGGTCACCCCCATGTCCGTCATCTCTTTGGCCACCATCctcaaaaacaacaaaatcaaggacATCGGCCACCTCGAGGAAAGGCCTGTCCTGGTGGGACCCACTGAGGTAACGAGGATGAAACTACTATGGCTACTATcatgtcaaaaaaaaaaaaaactatggctgctgctgctgctgctgttgttagtACAAATCCAATTTTGACCGAGCTGAGTTACTGGATATTATATGATGTTTTTTAGGCTCTGGAGTTACTGAGGGCGTCACTGCAGTCCAAGACCGTACTCACCGACGTCTTCCTTAGGAGGGCCTGAAGCGCAACCTTGAGAGTGAAGAATCCATCCTTGCGATCGCCACCAGAATTCCTTGCCGTGTCGTTGAGGTGTGTGCATGCGCGCGTGCGCGCGTAGCCTTTGGTCATATGGCGTGTGTTTGTGTTAGCTACATGTGCCCGTGAAATCTGTGTTTGCTACTTGAATGAATAAAGTCAAGGAATTATCATAAAGGTGTCTATTTCATTAGTTGCATGGATTTTCTTTAATTTTAAAGTCGCATTTGTAATATCTTGGAACGGTGCTCAAGACTATCCTCCTCTCCTGGCCACTTCATATGTTAATGAAAATCAAATGATTTCAGAACATGAAGCAATGTGATTAAATCACCACTACTTCGCAGTTTTTGGTGGTCAAAATTTACAAATATATTAGACGGCTGAGAACTAGCGACTTCCACGTTATCGGCCTGCTCCGCAAAAATGATGCTATATATATCCATGCTCTTGTCAATGTGTTGTCGATCCGACGGACCTACCCCCACGTTGCCTCATTTCCCCTCGCAAAAACTTATAATACTATAAACAAGTTAGCCGCAAACCAACATGTAGTTTGATGGTTAGAAGAACAATAGTATCCCAGCGTATAAGGTACAAGTTCTAGACTTGACATTGATGCACGCATTTTCTTGAATATATTTTAGGTCCTCCAATTATGCGGTTGGAGATGTTCCCGTCGACTAAAGAGGTGTCTGTCGCGACTTCGTCAATCTGAAGATGATGTGTCGGCTCAATTTCTCAGAGGTACTCATATGGGTAGGGTGTGTATGcgtgtgttcataggggtgagaGTATAAATTTCTACATCTGTACTAAAAATTATCGGAGGACTTTTGTTGACGGTCGGTAAGTGCTATAGAAACACATTCACATGCGGCTAGTGTAGGCGTAGGTGCCCTTATTGATCAACAAATGTGTTGTGTCCTCTGTTGAAAAAGATGCCACGGCTAGGCGGCGACCAAATCCCTCACCTAGGCGAAGATCTTCCAAATTCATGAGCTTACACATTTGTGTAAAAAATAAGTAATATTTTTGAGTTCACGGACATTTttaagtttgtgaactttttttaaattcgaaAACGTTTTTCAAATTTGTAAACATGTTTCGAATGTGCctacattttttttcattttgtggGCATTTTTAAATTAATTAATACCGACCGAAAGAAAATATCCTTATCTTGTTCCCACTTACACATCTCAGTCCTACTTTTCTTTTTAGAATCAGTCCCATTTTTTTTAACAGAACACAGTTTCAGCACATATTGTTTATTTCTCTAGAACAGGACCGACCGAGCAGTGGAACGGTGGATGCGAACGGGGCCAACTAATGGGCTAGACGTGAGCGTGAGCGACGCCCAGTCGCGTTTTGTTTTGTTCTTTGTGCCATAGCAGGCCCGGCCAGTGAGTTTTAAAAACAAAGTCCAATCTATCATAATGTGGGCTGCTATCTGCCGCGATACAGATGGTTCATATCTGGGTTCTTCTGTTTTGCTCATACATGGACTCATCAACCCTCCTACGCTTGAAGCTTTGGCATGTAGGGAAGCTCTTTCCCTGGCACAAGACCTTGCGATGCAACATATTCAGGTGGCTTTCAATTGCAAGCGGGTTGTCAATCAGATTCATCAGCAGGCTGGAGGGAATTATGGTTTACCTTTTGCAATTTTGGGGTTTGAACCTCGAGCTTCAAATTCCGAAGCTAGCTGATAACATAGCTAGATATGGTGTTCTTCTTCCTCATGGAAGGCATCTGTGGTTGGGATCACCTTATGACCCAACAATTATCCATGTAAACATTATTCTTGATCAATAAAGACTAGCTATGTTTTGCTATAAAAAAAGCAGGCCACGCGTTGCTGAAGACTGAAGCGGAGTTCTTCGAGACAAAAAAAGGGACCCTCCAGCCTATTCCATTTGATACATCCGAAGCAGTTGCTGCAACTTACCGAATGCTATCGGAACCTCTGAACCATACCCACTCTGTAAGTTTCTTGAAGTGTCAAAAACGTCTTTTTTTTTGCATATAGTGGTTGTGTGCATCAATTGATTTTAGAGGCTAGGAATTGATCCCCTTTTCAGAAAACAAACAAATGGTACTTAGGATAGTCACAACGAGTACAAgcacccagatccagatctgggcgTTGTCACTACCAACAGCAAAGAGTGAGCCTGAGCTACCCATCTCTACACGCTGCCCAGACGACCAAGAGGCGTAGCTACAACCGCCGTCATGATGCCCGACAGAGAGCCAACCATGCAGTCCACCATCCGCGGTTGTCGGCCCATGATGCGGCTTGaaactgcgtcggtatttccctaaagaggaagggatgatgcagtacaattaCGGTAGGTAttccccttagttatgaaaccaaggtatcaatccagtaggaggtcagaccaagctatgtaaacggtacctgcacccaaagaacaaatacttgcaacccaacgcgtaagaggggttgcatATCCCTCCTCGAACAAACGATAGATTGGTTTGTAtgattttggataaatagatctcgcaataacacaaaataaaataaagaaagaaaaagtgcaggaaggtattttttggtttttggaataatagatctgaaaataaaagcgaacaaaaatagatagaaaagcaatatgataaaagatagtcctatgggccgtagatttcactagtggcttctctcgagaaaatagcatacgatggatAAACAAATTATTGGTgcgcaattgatagaagatcaaataattatgacgatatccagacaatgatcattgtataggcatcatgtccaagattagtagactgaaacgattctgcatctactactatgacttcacacatcgaccgctatccaacatgcatatagtgtattaagttcatgagaaatggagtaatgcaataagaacggtgacatgatgtagacaagatctattcatgtaggaatagaccccatcttgttatccttaataacaacgatacatacgtgtcttgctgccccttttgtcactgggaaaggacaccgtaagatcgaacccatcacaaagcaccttttgccatggcaagaaaaatcgatctagttggcctaactaaaccaaatattcgaagaagaaatacgagctataagtaatcatgcatataagagatcaaaaaaactcaaataactttcatggatataaatatgatcataaattcaaacttcatcggatcccaataaacacaccgcaaaaaatcattacatcaaatagatagcatgaaacaatcaaaattataaatatgttggagacgtattagcccgGCATCCATGTCCCAAGATATCGCTAACCGTCCATATCACAGTGCACTTACCCCGATAGGAAGAGCAGAAGGCACCCCTTGCGCTCCTGGCCCAACATCAGCCATCGGGTTCAAGTCAATGCCTCCACCATACGAGGCGCTCACGCCTGGGTCCCCAGCTAGTCTCATTGGACGCAAAggtgagggcaggggggaggggagGGCACAACCCAATGGGTGTCGATGCCGTCGTCGAGCAAGCCCCAGCCCAGGCCATCTGATCTTGGCCTATGTGAGCTCGAAAGCTGCCACATCTGTGGTCATCAGTACCGATCCACCAACAGTACACAAACACTAAGGGAGCCAGACTCGGACCAACGCTACTAACGAGCAGCAGGCCAGGATATAcaaatgtatataaaaaatgttttgaatgtatatgaaaaatgtacaaaTATGTATGATTTTTTTTATCAAATCTTTTAAAAATGTTCCTTATCAAATCTTTTATGTAGACTTCAAAACATATATTTGAGAAAAATGTTAATCCTATACTTCCAAAATGTTAAAAGAGTATAAAAATGTTTCCTATTTATACAAAAAAATGTACAATCCGTATGAAAtaaagtagacatcaaaacatatatctgaaaaaaatgtttaaaatgtatttgaaaaatgctaaACATGTATAAGAAAAATGTTTCTTAAGTGTACCAAAATTGTACAATCTATTTAAACAAAAAAAGACATCCAAAGGTATATCTGATAAAAAAAATTGTCTTCCAAAATTTTTAAATAAGATTAAAAGAATATTTCTACtgtatacaaaaatgtacaatTTATATGAAAAAAGTAGACCCCAAaacatatttaaaaaaatattaagcatatatatatttaaattgaaaatgtacaatgtgtaagaAAAGGTACAAAACCAAGGAAAcccagaaagaaacaaagaaaactgaCAGAAAAAAGAGAAACCGATCCAAAACAGTGCACATAATGAAAAAAAATGCCGAAGAAAACCATAAAAATAAACAAATAAACCGAATTGAAACGGCAGAAAATAAAATTCAAAGAAACCAATGCAAAACAGTGACACAATGAGGAACCTATAAAAATGAATAAAGAAACCTTAAGAGAACCATAGGAAGAGAACCATAGGGAAAAAAAAGAGATGACAGAACCCAAAAAGGGAAGCAAAACAATGAAAGTGAAAGAATGGTGCTACATTATGGGACGAGACAGTACCGTAGCGTCCCCAAATTCCCTGAGGCGAGAGAATCTTATATCTCGCTATAAGCTAGCCCTAAAAAAGACTAGATATTGATCTTGCGGTCCGCatagatttttttttcaatttttaccTTTGTTTTGTTTCTTCTTGATTCATTTTTCCATTTACTATGATATTATTTtaaattttcttttttcctttttgtttcttgtttttctttTATCGGTTCTCTTTTGTTCATCGTCCATTTAACAAAGTGCCATAGTATATTTTTCAAAAGTATTTGTCATATACTTAATGTATTTCATAAAATTTTATATTGTAGTTAAAAATATACATCTTATATTTCAATTATTCATTGTAACCCTGcaaaaaaatgttcattgtgtttTAAAATAAGTGTGTCTTGTTTTTTAATAGTTGTTCATCTTGTATTAAAATATGTTCATATTGTATTTCAAAAATATTGACCTTGTATTAGAAATATGCATCACATATTAGAAATTACTCAGTGTGTACTAAAAAAATGTCATCATGTATTAAAAGTTACTCATCGTATaccaaaaaatattactgttttatATAGAAAAATGTACGCCATGTATTAAAAAACCATTCTCCGTGTATGTGTATTACAAAAATATTCATCGTGTAATATAAACAATTATCATGTATTACTGTCTTGTTTGTTGTGTGTttataaaatgttcatgcattttcaAAGGCAACATTGGAGTAAAACCGCAAACAGATGGTTCAATGATCATCTCTAGAGAAGAAGGGAGTGAGACAAACGGCAATATATTAATGCAACACAACATACGGGTGAGGGCCTTTTATA is drawn from Triticum dicoccoides isolate Atlit2015 ecotype Zavitan chromosome 4A, WEW_v2.0, whole genome shotgun sequence and contains these coding sequences:
- the LOC119289810 gene encoding uncharacterized protein LOC119289810; its protein translation is MTMMAYGGWGSSSTAPPPLTLKLQVNTRTNRVVCAEAEKDMADLLFSFGNIPLGAAGRLLGRGSMGSFGNLSQSLGGLHASYIIDQDARDALLAPTGRGLLLLAGGGSSSSSSGGFVRGAVTYTVMDDLTVTPMSVISLATILKNNKIKDIGHLEERPVLVGPTEALELLRASLQSKTVLTDVFLRRA